GGCAACCATGACTGAAGAATTTGCTCCCAAGAACATCATCGTGACCGGTGGCTGCGGCTTCATCGGGTCGAACTTCGTGCATTATGTGGCGAAGAACCATCCCGAGACGCACGTCACCGTGCTCGACGCGCTGACCTACGCCGGCAACATCGAGAACATCAAGGGTCTTCCTGAGGACCAGGTCGAGTTCGTGCACGGCAACATCTGCGACGCCGAGCTGCTCGACAAGATCGTGCCCGGCCACGACGCCATCGTGCATTATGCGGCCGAGTCCCACAACGACAACTCGATCGTCGACCCGGAGCCGTTTATCCAGTCCAACATCGTCGGCACCTTCCGCCTGCTCGAGGCGGCGCGCAAGTACGACGTGCGTTATCACCAGATCAGTACCGACGAGGTCTATGGCGACCTCGCGCTGGACGACCCGCACCGCTTCACACCGGAGTCTCCGTACCGTCCGTCCTCGCCGTACTCTTCCAGCAAGGCCAGCGCCGACATGCTCGTGCGCGCCTGGCACCGCACCTACGGCCTGCGCACCACGATCTCGAACTGCTCCAACAACTACGGCCCGTACCAGCATGTGGAGAAGTTCATTCCGCGTCAGGTCACCAACATTCTCGACGGCATTCGCCCGAAGCTCTACGGCAACGGCCTCAATGTACGTGACTGGATCCACACCGAGGATCATTCCAGCGCGGTCTGGACCATCCTCACCAAGGGCAAGATTGGCGAGACCTACCTCATCGGTGCTGATGGTGAGCGCAACAACATCGACGTGCTCCACGATATCCTGCGCGTGATGGGTCAGCCCGAGGACGCGTTCGACTGGGTGCGCGACCGCCCCGGCCACGACCGCCGCTACGCCATCGACCCCACCAAGCTCATGACCGAGCTGGGTTGGAAGCCGCAGCACACCGATTTCGAGTCCGGTTTGAAGCAGACCATCCAGTGGTACACCGACAACGAGAGCTGGTGGAGGCCCGCCAAGGCCGCCACCGAGGCCAAGTACAAGAAACAAGGCCAGTGATTCGCTGCGCGCCGTCCGCAAGGTGTGGCGCGCACTGTCTTCATCAGTTCGGCAATCACGAAAACGCAAACGAGGCAAGATATGGCATTTGAATTCGAGAAGGACCTGAAGGTCACCAAGACGAACATTCCGGGGCTCTTGGTGTTCGACCTGCCGGTGCACGGCGACAACCGCGGCTGGTTCAAGGAGAACTGGCAGCGCGCCAAGATGACCGCGCTCGGTCTGCCCGACTTCGGGCCGGTGCAGAACAACATCAGCTACAACGCCAAGAAGGGCGTCACGCGCGGCATCCACGCCGAGCCTTGGGACAAGTACATCTCCATCGCCGCCGGCTCGATCTTCGGCGCGTG
This Bifidobacterium sp. ESL0790 DNA region includes the following protein-coding sequences:
- the rfbB gene encoding dTDP-glucose 4,6-dehydratase gives rise to the protein MTEEFAPKNIIVTGGCGFIGSNFVHYVAKNHPETHVTVLDALTYAGNIENIKGLPEDQVEFVHGNICDAELLDKIVPGHDAIVHYAAESHNDNSIVDPEPFIQSNIVGTFRLLEAARKYDVRYHQISTDEVYGDLALDDPHRFTPESPYRPSSPYSSSKASADMLVRAWHRTYGLRTTISNCSNNYGPYQHVEKFIPRQVTNILDGIRPKLYGNGLNVRDWIHTEDHSSAVWTILTKGKIGETYLIGADGERNNIDVLHDILRVMGQPEDAFDWVRDRPGHDRRYAIDPTKLMTELGWKPQHTDFESGLKQTIQWYTDNESWWRPAKAATEAKYKKQGQ